From Hydractinia symbiolongicarpus strain clone_291-10 chromosome 12, HSymV2.1, whole genome shotgun sequence, one genomic window encodes:
- the LOC130621112 gene encoding CWF19-like protein 1 gives MAPLKILACGSVDGNFSKFLKRVSSIHKKNGPFEMVLCSGDFFIHNTECKSNWKTFIKTVKCEVPVYTLGPTSKELEQFYAKDKLNDGEEMCENILYLGRKGIFKTASGLVVAYISGKEKLLPGGDFNESDINALKDQIRRDDKFQGVDILLTSVWPQGITKFTKTEIVENNPSILLSSLCTSIKPRYHITCHKDSFFERLPYRNHQVLQQEQQHVTRFISLAPFNNPSKEKAVYAFSITPMSQLSREDLIKQPDDATEFPYKNVLVKKEEASNNDNQFFFSKVDIRKRKSDADEDRRRKNPKGPPALSSACWFCLGSKDVEKHLVVSVGEQCYLAIAKGALNDDHVLICPVSHHNSTVVLPDEVRLEMEKYKDGLRKMFEKEEKVMVTYERNFYTQHLQLQVYGLPKSLTDDIKDTFQDFADNVGMEMIDIPEEKDISEMVAITTPYFAVETPGGRFLHKVKGRMPLQFGRDVLASPSLLNLPDRVDWRNCKLSKEEEVITTKSFRKRFQPFDFNFN, from the exons atggcaCCCTTGAAAAT ACTAGCCTGTGGAAGTGTGGAtggaaatttttctaaatttttaaagagggTTTCCAGTATTCACAAGAAAAATGGTCCTTTTGAG aTGGTATTATGTAGTGGTGACTTCTTCATCCATAACACTGAGTGTAAATCTAATTGGAAAACATTTATTAAGACTGTCAAATGTG aagTTCCAGTGTATACATTAGGTCCAACTTCAAAAGAATTGGAACAGTTCTATGCAAAGGATAAGTTAAATGATGGTGAAGAAATGTGTGAAAATATATTGTATTTAG GGCGCAAAGGCATTTTCAAGACTGCAAGTGGCTTGGTTGTAGCATATATTAGTGGGAAAGAGAAACTACTA CCAGGTGGTGATTTCAACGAATCAGACATAAATGCATTAAAAGATCAAATACGACGTGATGATAAATTTCAGGGAGTCGATATCCTCCTAACATCTGTTTGGCCACAAGGTATCACAAAATTTACCAAAACCGAA ATAGTGGAAAACAATCCATCTATACTATTATCCAGCCTGTGTACAAGTATCAAACCTCGATATCATATAACATGTCATAAGGATTCTTTCTTTGAACGTCTTCCATACAG aaACCATCAGGTGTTGCAGCAAGAACAACAACACGTAACACGATTTATATCTCTGGCACCTTTTAATAATCCGAGCAAagaaaag GCAGTTTATGCATTCTCAATAACACCCATGTCTCAACTCTCAAGAGAAGACCTAATAAAACAACCAGATGACGCTACAGAATTTCCGTATAAAAATGTACTGGTGAAGAAAGAAGAAGCGAGTAATAACGAT aaTCAGTTCTTCTTTTCAAAAGTTGACATTAGGAAAAGAAAATCAG ATGCTGACGAAGACAGAAGACGTAAGAATCCAAAGGGACCTC CCGCACTGTCAAGTGCTTGCTGGTTTTGTTTGGGTAGTAAAGACGTGGAAAAGCATTTAGTTGTCAGCGTGGGTGAACAA TGTTATTTAGCCATCGCCAAAGGAGCATTGAATGACGATCATGTCCTTATCTGCCCAGTCAGTCACCACAACTCAACTGTTGTACTACCTGAT GAGGTTCGATTGGAAATGGAAAA ATATAAAGATGGATTGCGCAAAATGTTTGAGAAAGAGGAGAAAGTGATGGTAACATACGAACGAAACTTTTATACGCAACATCTTCAGCTACAG GTTTATGGACTACCTAAAAGTTTAACTGACGATATAAAAGACACTTTTCAAGATTTTGCTGATAATGTTGGAATGGAGATGATTGATATACCTGAAGAAAAAGATATTAGTGAG ATGGTTGCTATAACGACGCCCTACTTTGCAGTGGAAACCCCTGGCGGCAGATTTCTTCATAAAGTAAAAGGGAGAATGCCTTTGCAGTTTGGAAG GGATGTGCTGGCAAGTCCATCTTTGTTAAATTTACCAGATCGAGTAGATTGGAGAAATTGTAAACtgtcaaaagaagaagaagtgATCACAACAAAAAGTTTTCGGAAAAGGTTTCAAccttttgattttaattttaactaa